A genomic stretch from Corynebacterium sp. 21KM1197 includes:
- a CDS encoding metallopeptidase family protein codes for MIDISDERFDELVDSALARIPDEFADRMQNVVILVRDYREGNSNTLGLYEGVSLTRRQFTHTGHLPDTITLYRGALMDYCTSEADLEEQVYITVMHEVGHYFGMSEEQLHRLGWG; via the coding sequence ATGATCGACATCAGCGACGAGCGCTTCGACGAACTGGTGGATTCCGCCCTGGCCCGAATACCCGATGAGTTTGCCGACCGCATGCAAAACGTGGTGATCCTGGTGCGTGATTACCGCGAGGGCAATTCCAACACTCTGGGGCTCTACGAGGGGGTCTCCCTCACCCGACGCCAATTCACCCACACCGGGCACCTGCCCGATACCATCACGCTCTACCGGGGTGCGCTCATGGACTACTGCACCTCGGAGGCAGACCTAGAGGAGCAGGTATACATCACCGTCATGCACGAGGTGGGCCACTACTTTGGCATGAGCGAGGAGCAACTGCACCGCCTGGGGTGGGGCTAA